From Sediminibacterium sp. TEGAF015, a single genomic window includes:
- a CDS encoding response regulator transcription factor: MIKALLLEDEPTIAHQISSFLKAKNISCEIVYDGEIFLKYSNSNSYDIYLLDINVPKINGLDICKIVRESNKETPILMLTALGEIEDKTIAFQLGADDYLVKPFLLEELVLRIDALIRRKQVPQFNATVLKIGDLSIDIDNKQVCRSKQEIKLTPKEFKLLTILANANGRVLSKQQIAESLWDYHIESNENTIEVYINFLRNKIDKLYTDKLIHTKVGFGYYLKQE, translated from the coding sequence ATGATCAAAGCGCTTTTACTAGAAGACGAACCTACCATAGCCCATCAGATATCCAGTTTTCTGAAGGCAAAGAATATATCTTGTGAAATTGTATATGATGGTGAAATATTCTTGAAGTATAGCAATAGTAATTCTTATGATATCTATTTGCTGGATATTAATGTTCCTAAAATAAATGGATTAGACATTTGTAAAATAGTTCGCGAATCAAATAAAGAAACGCCAATCCTTATGCTTACTGCTTTAGGCGAAATTGAAGATAAAACGATAGCGTTTCAACTAGGTGCTGATGATTATCTGGTGAAGCCTTTTTTATTAGAAGAGCTGGTGCTAAGAATAGATGCTTTAATCAGGAGAAAACAAGTTCCCCAATTTAATGCTACCGTTTTAAAAATTGGTGATTTAAGTATTGATATAGACAATAAACAAGTGTGTAGATCAAAGCAAGAAATCAAACTCACACCCAAAGAGTTTAAATTATTAACTATTCTCGCAAATGCCAACGGCCGCGTTTTATCTAAACAACAAATTGCGGAAAGCTTATGGGACTACCATATAGAATCTAATGAGAATACTATTGAAGTATATATTAATTTTTTACGCAACAAAATTGATAAATTGTATACTGATAAATTAATACATACCAAAGTAGGCTTCGGTTATTATTTGAAACAAGAATGA
- a CDS encoding ABC transporter ATP-binding protein gives MKLLLQYLKPYKWLIALALLLAAINQSFSMLDPYFFGKLLDQYGMHPLQKGYFNKQKQFIATGTRTEAEFIWGVLGFLAILISVAMVSRIAKAFQDYCSNVIVQKFGAKIFTDGLKHSMQLPYQEFEDQRSGETLSILSKVRTDTERFIIAFINVLFSILVGIVFISVYSFRLHWSIMPIYAVGIVMLSMLTSFLSKRIKAIQKDIVKETTTLAGTTTESLRNIELVKSLGLTEQEIGRLNKNTYKILGLELRKVKSIRSLSFVQGTFVNFLRQVIMFTLLWLVFQGKLTAGEVMTLTFYSFFIFGPLQEIGNIILSYREAEASLNNFHNLMQKPSEPRPEHPTPIGNISTLAFHNIHFKHQSAQFSALDGISFEVKKGETIAFVGPSGAGKSTLVKLLVGLYHTQEGKVTYNGVDGHAIDMEELRNQIGFVTQDTQLFAGTIKENLLFVAPAAGDAAVIAALEKASCANLLAKAQNGIDSMIGEGGLKLSGGEKQRLSIARALIRQPKLLIFDEATSALDSITEEEITNTIRSISALKEQITIMIAHRLSTIMHADRIYVLEKGKVVETGSHSELLAEKGLYYAMWRQQIGERK, from the coding sequence ATGAAATTACTCCTCCAATATTTAAAGCCCTATAAATGGTTAATTGCATTGGCACTCTTACTGGCAGCTATTAACCAGAGTTTCAGTATGCTGGACCCTTACTTCTTTGGGAAGCTATTAGACCAATATGGTATGCATCCTTTGCAAAAGGGATACTTTAATAAACAAAAACAATTCATTGCAACCGGTACAAGAACAGAAGCCGAATTTATTTGGGGTGTTCTCGGATTTTTAGCTATTCTAATTAGCGTGGCTATGGTTTCTCGAATTGCCAAAGCTTTTCAGGATTACTGCAGTAATGTAATTGTGCAAAAATTTGGGGCAAAGATTTTTACAGATGGATTAAAACACTCCATGCAGTTACCCTATCAAGAATTTGAAGATCAGCGAAGTGGGGAAACCCTTTCTATTCTTTCGAAAGTAAGAACCGATACAGAACGCTTTATCATAGCATTTATCAATGTACTTTTCAGTATTCTGGTTGGAATTGTTTTTATATCTGTATACTCATTTCGTTTGCATTGGAGCATCATGCCTATTTACGCGGTGGGTATTGTTATGCTATCAATGCTTACCAGTTTTTTAAGTAAGCGGATTAAGGCCATTCAGAAAGACATTGTAAAAGAAACAACAACACTGGCAGGTACTACTACAGAGAGTTTACGCAATATTGAACTGGTTAAAAGCCTTGGTCTAACGGAACAAGAAATTGGTCGCTTAAATAAGAATACCTATAAAATCTTGGGGCTTGAATTGCGAAAAGTAAAAAGCATCCGCTCTTTAAGCTTTGTACAAGGCACATTTGTTAACTTCCTGCGTCAGGTAATTATGTTTACCCTTTTATGGTTGGTATTTCAAGGTAAATTGACTGCGGGTGAAGTAATGACACTAACATTCTATTCCTTCTTTATTTTCGGTCCTTTACAGGAAATAGGGAATATTATATTAAGTTATCGCGAAGCCGAAGCTTCATTAAATAACTTTCATAATCTGATGCAAAAACCATCAGAACCTCGTCCAGAACACCCAACCCCTATTGGAAACATCAGTACATTGGCATTTCACAATATTCACTTTAAACATCAGTCTGCTCAATTCAGTGCATTGGACGGCATTTCATTTGAAGTGAAAAAAGGCGAGACCATTGCCTTTGTAGGACCTTCAGGTGCAGGAAAAAGTACATTGGTGAAATTGCTTGTTGGATTGTATCATACCCAGGAAGGGAAAGTAACCTATAATGGTGTAGATGGCCACGCTATTGATATGGAAGAACTGCGTAACCAAATCGGGTTTGTAACCCAAGACACCCAGTTATTTGCGGGCACTATCAAAGAAAACTTATTATTTGTGGCACCAGCAGCGGGTGATGCTGCAGTAATTGCTGCCCTAGAAAAAGCCAGTTGTGCCAACCTATTAGCAAAAGCCCAAAATGGAATTGATTCCATGATTGGAGAAGGTGGATTAAAACTGAGTGGTGGAGAGAAACAACGATTGTCCATTGCACGTGCTTTAATAAGACAACCCAAACTCCTGATATTTGATGAAGCTACTTCTGCTTTAGATAGTATAACTGAAGAAGAAATTACCAATACCATACGAAGCATTTCTGCATTAAAAGAGCAGATTACCATAATGATTGCACATAGGCTTAGTACCATTATGCATGCAGACAGGATCTATGTTTTAGAAAAAGGAAAAGTGGTAGAGACGGGCAGCCATTCCGAATTATTGGCTGAAAAAGGATTGTACTATGCTATGTGGAGACAGCAAATTGGAGAAAGAAAATGA
- a CDS encoding ribonuclease H-like YkuK family protein translates to MHWRKFNGENIHLPIKEAVEEAIKRETEKGTKLKVCIGTDSQVKGDDTEFATVIVFLREHSGGFMYIHNEKTKQKFHLKERMLTEVAKSIEIAYELCHLFIEYHIEMEVHADINTNPMFKSNDALREAMGYILGMGFAFKAKPEAFASSCCADKAVN, encoded by the coding sequence ATGCATTGGAGAAAATTCAATGGAGAAAACATCCACCTGCCCATCAAAGAGGCAGTAGAAGAAGCCATTAAACGAGAAACCGAAAAAGGCACAAAACTCAAAGTTTGTATTGGTACCGACAGCCAGGTTAAAGGCGATGATACCGAGTTTGCCACTGTTATTGTTTTTTTGCGCGAACACAGTGGCGGTTTCATGTACATTCACAATGAAAAGACGAAACAGAAGTTTCATCTAAAAGAGCGAATGCTTACTGAAGTTGCCAAGAGTATTGAAATTGCGTATGAGCTTTGCCATTTATTTATTGAGTATCATATTGAGATGGAAGTGCATGCCGACATCAATACCAATCCAATGTTTAAAAGCAATGATGCTTTGCGTGAAGCCATGGGGTATATTCTGGGAATGGGCTTTGCTTTCAAAGCCAAGCCGGAAGCCTTTGCCAGCAGTTGTTGTGCAGACAAAGCGGTTAATTAG
- a CDS encoding lytic transglycosylase domain-containing protein, with protein sequence MRNSSHHPATKTTNAIPTNLRPLLSFYILPFSFVFVFFLGFFTTEVQAQKDTTTDKFGFKSLFKTRFDPSKPYAVQLNPRAVSFVQDYMKKHSKSLEKMKQWGKPYFDLYEGVLTQYGIPKEMKYLSVIESNLGAGVVSWAGAAGPWQIMDFEAKRFGLSVRNPDERMDYNKSTHVAAKIMRELYAEFKDWLLVVAGYNGGAGRVKQAIRKTGSRDFWQLQYHLPEETRNHVKKFIATHYVMEGSGGWTTMTAAETKIHQENIMLHGDVRQLSPDEINNSTELEVTGRYQALIIANELSMDITQFNRWNPGFEKALAAGKTYQLRLPKEKVPAFEAKKQALLAASLRSLLQGY encoded by the coding sequence ATGAGAAACAGCAGTCATCATCCAGCTACAAAAACAACCAACGCAATACCTACAAATTTGCGTCCTTTACTTTCATTTTATATTCTGCCTTTCTCCTTTGTTTTTGTTTTCTTCCTAGGATTTTTCACCACAGAAGTTCAAGCACAAAAAGATACGACTACCGACAAGTTTGGGTTTAAATCCCTTTTTAAAACGCGCTTTGATCCCAGCAAGCCTTATGCAGTACAGCTTAATCCCAGAGCGGTTTCCTTTGTACAGGATTACATGAAAAAACACAGTAAATCGCTGGAGAAAATGAAACAATGGGGTAAACCCTACTTTGATTTATACGAAGGGGTTCTTACCCAATACGGCATTCCAAAAGAAATGAAATACCTCAGTGTGATTGAAAGTAACTTAGGCGCAGGTGTTGTTTCCTGGGCAGGTGCAGCTGGCCCCTGGCAGATCATGGATTTTGAAGCAAAGAGATTTGGATTGAGTGTTCGAAATCCGGATGAGCGAATGGACTACAATAAAAGTACCCATGTGGCAGCCAAAATAATGCGGGAACTCTATGCAGAATTCAAGGATTGGTTGCTTGTTGTTGCAGGGTATAACGGTGGTGCCGGAAGAGTTAAACAAGCCATTCGCAAAACAGGTAGCAGAGACTTCTGGCAGTTGCAATATCATTTACCTGAAGAAACCAGAAATCATGTAAAGAAATTTATTGCCACCCATTATGTAATGGAGGGTAGTGGCGGATGGACTACCATGACTGCTGCAGAAACAAAGATTCATCAGGAAAACATTATGCTTCATGGAGATGTTCGCCAGCTAAGCCCAGATGAAATCAATAACAGCACAGAACTAGAAGTAACAGGAAGGTATCAGGCATTGATAATAGCCAATGAACTGAGTATGGACATTACGCAATTCAATCGCTGGAATCCTGGTTTTGAGAAAGCTCTGGCAGCAGGTAAAACCTATCAGCTGCGTTTACCTAAAGAAAAAGTTCCCGCATTTGAAGCGAAGAAACAAGCGCTGCTGGCAGCTTCGCTAAGGTCTTTGCTCCAAGGTTATTAA
- the gatA gene encoding Asp-tRNA(Asn)/Glu-tRNA(Gln) amidotransferase subunit GatA, with protein MFDYTSIKAFHTALQNGQTTCVEAVLFYTQSIRENAHLNAFLEVYETEALERAKELDAAAAIGQLVGPLHGVIVGLKDVIAHKGHTLTASSRMLGNFQSVYHATATQKLLDAGAIIIGRQNCDEFAMGSSNENSAFGPVLNAADTTRVSGGSSGGSAVAVQANLCMVSLGSDTGGSVRQPADFCGIIGLKPSYGRVSRYGLIAYASSFDQIGIFSKTLEDAALVLEVIAGPDEYDSTVSQESVMPYSKVVVNQANDTEEKTAGPSKKFKLAYFKEALEHPSLDKNIQAQTLAYFEKLKQEGHTVTAIDFSLLEYVVPTYYVLTTAEASSNLSRYDGVRYGHRTTTSAIDLTEMYKASRSEGFGEEVKRRILLGTFVLSEGFFDAYFTKAQQVRQLLKQQTDGIFRDFDAILSPTVPSPAFKIGEKTNDPIEMFLGDIYTVYANLVGIPAISLPLFTHTNGMPFGLQVMTRSFDEMGLIHLSAQLMELRS; from the coding sequence ATGTTTGATTATACTTCAATCAAAGCATTTCATACAGCATTGCAAAACGGCCAAACCACCTGTGTGGAGGCCGTTCTTTTTTACACCCAGTCTATCCGGGAAAACGCACACTTAAATGCCTTCCTGGAAGTGTATGAAACAGAGGCACTGGAAAGAGCAAAGGAATTAGATGCAGCTGCTGCCATTGGACAGCTGGTTGGCCCATTGCATGGTGTTATTGTCGGATTAAAAGATGTGATTGCCCATAAAGGCCATACCCTAACCGCCAGCTCCCGAATGCTTGGTAATTTTCAATCGGTTTACCACGCAACCGCCACCCAAAAATTACTGGATGCGGGTGCCATCATCATTGGTCGCCAGAACTGTGATGAATTTGCCATGGGCAGCAGCAACGAAAACTCAGCCTTTGGCCCTGTATTAAATGCTGCAGATACTACAAGAGTATCGGGCGGTTCATCTGGTGGATCAGCCGTTGCCGTTCAAGCGAATCTTTGCATGGTTAGCCTCGGCAGCGATACAGGCGGATCGGTAAGACAGCCAGCTGATTTTTGTGGCATTATCGGCTTAAAACCCAGCTATGGAAGAGTATCCCGATATGGGTTGATTGCCTACGCTTCCTCTTTTGATCAGATTGGCATTTTTTCTAAGACCTTAGAAGATGCGGCATTGGTTTTAGAAGTTATTGCAGGACCCGATGAATATGACAGTACAGTTTCGCAGGAATCTGTAATGCCATATAGTAAGGTGGTCGTTAATCAAGCTAATGATACTGAAGAAAAAACGGCGGGCCCAAGTAAAAAATTTAAGCTGGCATATTTTAAAGAAGCCCTGGAACATCCTTCCTTAGATAAAAATATACAGGCACAAACACTGGCTTATTTTGAAAAGTTGAAGCAGGAAGGACATACGGTAACCGCAATCGATTTCAGCCTTCTGGAATACGTAGTTCCTACTTACTATGTTTTAACTACTGCAGAAGCCTCCAGTAATTTATCCAGGTACGATGGTGTTCGTTATGGACACAGAACTACAACATCAGCTATTGACTTAACAGAAATGTATAAGGCTTCCCGCTCAGAAGGATTTGGGGAAGAAGTGAAAAGAAGAATTTTACTTGGCACATTTGTATTGAGCGAAGGATTCTTTGATGCGTATTTTACCAAAGCGCAGCAGGTAAGACAATTGCTGAAACAACAAACAGATGGCATTTTCCGGGATTTTGACGCAATACTATCTCCTACTGTTCCTTCTCCTGCATTTAAGATTGGAGAAAAAACCAATGACCCTATTGAAATGTTTCTGGGGGATATCTATACCGTATATGCCAACCTGGTAGGAATACCGGCCATCTCATTACCACTATTTACCCATACAAATGGTATGCCTTTTGGTTTACAGGTGATGACGCGTTCTTTTGATGAAATGGGTCTTATACATTTGAGTGCCCAATTGATGGAGCTTAGATCATGA
- a CDS encoding Sec-independent protein translocase subunit TatA/TatB: MGSLGFQELLIIGLVILVMFGGRKIPEFMRGLGKGIREFNDAKNNVKKELEEGIKEKDSTTA, translated from the coding sequence ATGGGAAGTTTAGGTTTTCAGGAATTACTGATCATTGGTCTTGTAATCCTAGTTATGTTTGGCGGAAGAAAAATTCCTGAATTCATGAGAGGTCTTGGAAAAGGAATTCGTGAGTTTAATGATGCCAAGAACAACGTGAAAAAAGAATTAGAAGAAGGCATTAAAGAAAAAGACAGTACTACAGCATAA
- the rplS gene encoding 50S ribosomal protein L19, with product MQAAVQFVHEQLTAKKELPSFKAGDNVTVNYKIVEGGKERIQSFRGDVIKLQGVGATASFTVRKISDGVGVERLFPMLSPNIESVVLNKKGKVRRAKLFYLRERSGKSARIKEKRF from the coding sequence ATGCAGGCAGCAGTACAGTTTGTTCACGAACAATTAACCGCTAAGAAAGAGTTACCTAGCTTTAAAGCTGGAGATAATGTAACCGTAAACTATAAGATTGTTGAAGGTGGAAAAGAGCGTATCCAGTCTTTCCGCGGAGATGTAATTAAATTACAGGGTGTAGGAGCTACTGCTTCATTTACCGTACGTAAAATCTCTGATGGTGTAGGTGTTGAGCGTTTGTTCCCAATGTTGTCTCCAAACATTGAGTCTGTAGTATTGAACAAGAAAGGTAAAGTACGTCGTGCTAAGCTTTTCTATCTACGTGAAAGAAGCGGTAAGAGCGCACGTATTAAAGAAAAACGTTTTTAG
- the rny gene encoding ribonuclease Y has product MDPIIYVIISAVVALVVGIIAGKFIFAKDTKKQVEEAELQAQTILKEAELRAETIKKEKQLEAKERFVQLKSEHEREVNDRNRKIGEMENRIKQKEISINQKEASIEKQVKENDAIKENLNRQIELVNQKRTELEKHQEEHIRRLEKVAGLTAEDAKAQLIESLKQEAHTQALALQQEIIEDAKQKANKEARKIVIQSIQRTAAEQTIENTVTVFNLETDEIKGQIIGREGRNIRAIEAATGVDLIVDDTPEAIILSSFDPLRREIARLSLQRLVSDGRIHPARIEEVVEKTRRQLEEQVMEIGERTVIEMGIHGLHKELIRIVGKMRFRSSYGQNLLMHSRETANLCGIMAAELGMNPKLAKRAGLLHDIGKVPDEETELSHALLGAKLAEKYGENPAVVNAIGAHHDEMEMLYVISPIVQACDAISGARPGARREIMQQYLQRIKDLENLATAYQGVEKAYAIQAGRELRVIVEADKVSDVDSDKLSFEIAQKIQTEMTYPGQIKVTVIREKRAVNVAR; this is encoded by the coding sequence ATGGATCCTATAATTTATGTAATAATATCAGCCGTAGTTGCCCTTGTAGTGGGCATTATAGCGGGTAAATTTATTTTCGCCAAAGACACTAAAAAGCAGGTAGAAGAAGCCGAATTACAAGCACAAACCATCTTAAAAGAAGCTGAACTAAGAGCAGAAACCATTAAAAAGGAGAAGCAATTAGAAGCAAAAGAGCGTTTTGTACAGTTGAAATCGGAGCATGAGCGCGAAGTAAACGACAGAAATCGCAAGATTGGGGAAATGGAAAACCGCATAAAGCAGAAAGAAATTTCCATCAATCAGAAAGAAGCCAGTATTGAAAAACAAGTGAAGGAAAATGATGCGATTAAGGAAAACCTGAATCGTCAGATTGAACTGGTTAATCAAAAACGAACTGAACTGGAGAAACACCAGGAAGAACATATCCGTCGCCTGGAAAAAGTAGCAGGATTAACTGCAGAAGATGCCAAAGCCCAACTAATTGAAAGCCTGAAGCAGGAAGCCCATACACAAGCCCTTGCCCTTCAGCAGGAAATTATTGAAGACGCCAAGCAAAAAGCTAATAAAGAAGCCCGTAAGATTGTTATCCAATCCATTCAAAGAACAGCTGCCGAACAGACCATTGAGAATACCGTTACTGTATTCAATCTGGAAACAGATGAAATCAAGGGGCAAATCATTGGTAGAGAAGGCCGTAATATCCGCGCCATTGAAGCCGCTACGGGGGTTGATTTAATTGTGGATGATACGCCGGAAGCTATTATCCTCAGCAGTTTTGATCCACTTAGAAGAGAAATTGCCCGCTTGAGCTTACAGCGTTTGGTATCGGATGGACGTATTCACCCGGCTCGTATTGAAGAAGTAGTAGAAAAAACCCGTCGCCAATTGGAAGAGCAGGTAATGGAAATTGGGGAACGTACGGTGATAGAAATGGGTATCCACGGTTTACATAAGGAATTGATCAGAATCGTAGGTAAAATGCGTTTCCGTTCTTCTTATGGCCAAAACCTATTGATGCATAGCCGTGAAACAGCCAATTTATGTGGGATTATGGCTGCCGAATTAGGCATGAACCCTAAGTTGGCTAAGAGAGCGGGTTTACTGCACGATATTGGTAAGGTTCCTGACGAAGAAACCGAACTAAGCCACGCACTTTTAGGAGCTAAATTAGCAGAGAAATACGGCGAAAATCCTGCTGTGGTAAATGCTATTGGTGCTCACCACGACGAAATGGAAATGTTATACGTGATTTCTCCCATTGTACAGGCCTGCGACGCAATCAGCGGTGCAAGACCCGGTGCCAGAAGAGAAATTATGCAGCAATACCTGCAAAGAATCAAGGATCTAGAGAACCTGGCTACTGCCTATCAGGGAGTGGAAAAAGCCTACGCAATTCAAGCTGGACGTGAGTTACGCGTGATTGTAGAAGCTGATAAGGTATCTGATGTAGACAGCGATAAGCTGAGCTTTGAAATTGCACAAAAAATTCAAACAGAAATGACCTATCCGGGTCAGATTAAGGTGACTGTAATCAGGGAAAAAAGAGCCGTAAACGTAGCCAGATAG
- a CDS encoding cell division protein ZapA, translating into MSELIPVNIVVADRTYRLKIEAEDEEMVRKTAQTINEKILEFRTNFAGKDMQDYLAMVLLWFTTEQKEHSQLALLADETAKQVKEMVQSIDNALKENG; encoded by the coding sequence ATGTCTGAATTAATCCCTGTAAATATTGTTGTTGCCGACCGGACTTATCGCTTGAAAATTGAGGCGGAAGACGAGGAAATGGTGCGCAAAACCGCACAAACCATCAATGAAAAAATTCTGGAGTTTAGAACCAACTTTGCAGGGAAAGACATGCAGGATTATCTGGCCATGGTTTTATTGTGGTTCACTACCGAACAAAAAGAACATTCTCAGTTGGCTTTACTGGCAGACGAAACGGCCAAACAGGTTAAAGAAATGGTGCAATCAATTGATAATGCACTGAAAGAGAACGGATAA